The nucleotide sequence CCTGTCGTACCTCATGCGGTCGCTGCCGGCGGTGGCCCGCACTGTCTCGAGCAACCCCGACGCCTACGTCTACCTCGCCGAGTCGATCCGCGCCTGGCCGGACCAGGCGGCGCTGGCCGCGCGCATCGGCGCGGCCGGGTGGGGCCGGGTGGCCTGGCGGAACCTGACCGGCGGCGTCGTGGCGCTGCACCGCGCGATCCGGGACTGACCCGCGGGCCAGGACAATATGGCCATTTCGTGAATATCCGTTTTGGCTCTACTTTGTCCCGTAAGCTCGCCCCCATGACGGGACCAGACCAGGCGACCACCGACGACGACGCGGCCGAACTGATCGCCCAGCTCCGGGAGCTGGCCGGTGCGGACCCCGCCGACGTCCGCCAGGTGGTCGCCGAGGTGCTGGCCGCGCTCGACCGTGCGGCCGGCGGCGCGCTGCGCGATCACCTGCCGGAGGCGATCCGGCTCGACGCCGGCCTGGGACCGGCCGCCGCCGCCCGCCCCTGACCGTCCGGCCGCGCCCCCGCCGGCCTGTTTCCGCGAGTTAGGCCCCCCTCAGCGCATACAGGTGTAACGCCGGTCATAGACTCCAACCCGATCGGCTTGTGAAGCATTTCACGAGCATGCGGGAGGAGGCGCGGATGACCGCGGTGGAGAACGACGCCGACGTCATCGTCGTGGGCGCCGGTCCCGGAGGATCGGCGACGGCGTACCACCTGGCGCGGCACGGCGTACGCGTGCTGCTGCTGGAGAAGACCGAATTTCCCCGGGAGAAGGTCTGCGGCGACGGGCTCACGCCCCGGGCCGTGCGGCAGCTCGTCCGGATGGGCGTGGACACCTCGCCCGAGGCCGGCTGGCTGCACAACAAGGGCCTGCGGGTGATCGGCGGCGGCATACGCCTGGAACTGGACTGGCCCGAGCTGGCCAGCTTCCCCGGCTACGGCCTGGTCCGGACCCGGCTCGACTTCGACGACCTGCTCGCGCAGCGGGCCGTGGCCGCCGGGGCGAAGCTGCGGACCAGCGTCAACGTCCTGGCCCCGGTGCTCGACGCCGACGACCGGGTGATCGGGGTGCAGGCCGAGGTGGGCCCGGAGAAGGAGCCCGCCACCTTCCACGCGCCGCTCGTCGTCGCCGCCGACGGCGTCTCCGGTCGCTTCCCCCTCGCCCTCGGGCTGGCCAAGCGGGAGGACCGGCCGATCGGCGTGGCGGTCCGCCGCTACTACCGCTCGCCCGCCAAGCACGACGACGACTACCTGGAGTCGTGGCTGGAGCTGCGGGCCAAGGGCAGCGACGCGCTGCTGCCCGGCTACGGCTGGATCTTCGGCCTCGGCGACGGCCGGGTGAACGTCGGCCTGGGCGTGCTCAACTCGTCCTCGGCCTTCGGCAAGACGAACTACCGCCGGCTGCTCACCGACTGGCTGGCCAACACCCCCGAGGACTGGGGGATGACCGACGAGGCCAACGCGGAGGGGCCGATCCTCGGCGCCGCGCTGCCCATGGGCTTCAACCGCGTGCCGCACTACACCCGCGGCGTCCTGCTGGTCGGCGACTCCGGCGGCATGGTCAACCCGTTCAACGGCGAGGGCATCGCGTACGCCATGGAGTCCGGCGAACTGGCTGCCGAGGTCGCGGTGCAGGCGCTCGCCCGCCCGGCCGGCGCGGAGCGGGAGCGGGCGCTGCTCGCGTACCCGCAGGAGCTGAAGGCCCGCTTCGGCGGCTACTACCGGCTCGGCGGGATCTTCGTGAAGCTCATCGGCCGGCCCGAGGTCATGCGGATGGCCACCAAGCACGGCATGCCGCACCCGATGCTGATGCGCTTCGTGCTCAAGCTGCTGGCCAACCTCACCGACCCCCGGGGCGGGGACGCCATGGACCGGGTCATCAACGCGATGACGAAGGTGGCTCCGGCCGTGTAGACCACCGGTCCCGGGCCCCGGGACCGACAAAGATCGACCCCCGCCGCCGAGGTCGTGAGGGACGTGAATAGTGTGATTTTCGCCAACCACCGAGGTCAGGGAAGGACGAGCAGGAGACAACGATGACGCTCTCTCCTTACGCACCGATCATCGGGCTGTTCGCCCTCGCCGCGGGGTTCGCGCTGTTCTCCGTGGCCGCCGCCCGATTCGCCGGCCCCCGGCGACTGAACAAGGCCAAGCTCGAGGCGTACGAGTGCGGCATCGAACCGAGCCCGCAGCCCGTCGGCGGCGGCCGGTTCCCGATCAAGTTCTACCTGACGGCGATGCTCTTCATCGTCTTCGACATCGAGATCATCTTCCTCTACCCCTGGGCGGTCTCCTTCGACGCCCTGCCGATCTTCGGCTTCGTGGAGATGGTCCTGTTCATCGTCGCGGTCTTCGTCGCCTACGCCTACGTCTGGCGGCGCGGCGGCCTGGACTGGGACTGAGGGAGGTACGTCAGATGGGCATCGAGGAGAAGCTCCCGGCCGGCGTCCTGCTCACCTCCGTGGAGAAGCTGGTCAACTGGTCGCGGAAGTCGTCCGTCTGGGGCGCCACCTTCGGCCTGGCCTGCTGCGCCATCGAGATGATGGCCGCCGGTGGCCCGCACTACGACATGGGCCGCTGGGGCATGGAGGTCTTCCGGGCCTCGCCACGGCAGGCGGACCTGATGATCGTGGCCGGCCGGGTCAGCCAGAAGATGGCCCCGGTCCTGCGCCAGATCTACGACCAGATGGCCGAGCCCCGCTGGGTCATCTCCATGGGCGTCTGCGCCAGCAGCGGCGGCATGTTCAACAACTACGCCATCGTGCAGGGCGTCGACCACGTCGTGCCGGTCGACATGTACCTCCCCGGCTGCCCGCCCCGGCCCGAGATGCTCATCGACGCGGTCCTCAAGCTCCGCGAGAAGATCATGTACGAGCCGCTCGGCGCGAACGGCCGCAAGATGCTGGAGGCCCGCAAGGAGCGCGGCGACGTGCCCGTGGTGCCGTACGGCTCGATGCCGTCGTCGTACCGCAGCGACAAGGCCCGGCGCGCCGAGTGGACCCAGGCGGTCCGCGAGGGGCGTGAGGAGCAGTTGCGGATCGAGAACTGGATGAAGGCGCAGAACCACCTCCAGTCGCAGGGGGGCCCGAAATGACGGCACCGAACGACAAGAACAACGACGGCGGCGTGCCGGTCCCGACCACCCCGGCCGGCGCCAGCAGCACCGCCCCGGCGGAGTACCCGCCGGCCAGCCCGGCCGGGCGCGGCATGTTCGGCAACCAGGGCACCGGCGACGTCTCCGGCTACGGCGGTCTGGTCCGCCAGCGCAAGCCGATCGAGGAGGCCGCCCGGCCGTACGGGGGCTACTTCGACGAGGTGCGCGACGCGCTGGAGGAGGCGTACCCCCAGTTCGGCGACGCGATCGAGAAGGTCGTGGTCGACCGGGGTGAGCTGACCCTGCACGTCCGCCCGGAGCGGATCGCCGAGGTCTGCCAGGTCATGCGCGACGACCTGGCGCTGCGCTTCGAGCTCTGCTCCTCGGTGTCCGGTGTGGACTACCTGGGCGCCGACGGGCGCCGGCTGCACGTGGTCTACCAGCTCACCTCGATGACCTACCGGCGCCGGGTCCGGCTGGAGGCCGCGGTCTCCGCCGAGGACCCGCACCTGCCGAGCGTCACCGCCGTCTACCCGACCGCCGACTGGCAGGAGCGGGAGACGTACGACATGTTCGGCATCGTCTTCGACGGCCACCCCAACCTGACCCGGATCCTCATGCCGGACGACTGGGAGGGGCACCCGCAGCGCAAGGACTACCCCCTGGGCGGCGTCCCGGTGGAGTACAAGGGCGCCGAGATCCCGCCGCCGGACCGGAGGAGGTCCTACCAGTGACGACGTCGAACTACGCGACCGAGCGCGAGACCACCGAGGGCAAGGTCTTCACCGTCACCGGTGGGGACTGGGACCAGGTCGTCTCCGGCACCGACCCGATCAACGACGAGCGGATCGTCGTCAACATGGGTCCGCAGCACCCGTCCACGCACGGCGTGCTCCGGCTGATCCTGGAGCTGGAGGGCGAGACGGTCCGCGAGGCCCGCTCGGTCATCGGCTACCTGCACACCGGCATCGAGAAGAACCTCGAATACCGGAACTGGGTCCAGGGCTCGACCTTCGTGACCCGGATGGACTACCTCTCCCCGCTGTTCAACGAGACGGCGTACGCGCTCGCGGTGGAGAAGCTGCTCGGCATCGCCGACGACATCACCGAGCGGGCCACCACCATCCGGGTGCTCATGATGGAGCTCAACCGGATCTCGTCGCACCTCGTCTGGCTGGCGACCACCGGCATGGAGCTGGGCGCCATCAACATGATGTTGTACGGCTTCCGCGAGCGGGAGTACATCCTCGACATCTTCGAGACCATCACCGGCCTGCGCATGAACCACGCGTACGTGCGGCCGGGCGGCGTGGCGCAGGACGTGCCGGACGACGCGATCGTCAAGATCCGCGACTTCCTGAAGCTGATGCCGAAGAAGCTCAAGGAGTACGAGGACCTGCTCTCCGGCCAGCCGATCTGGATCGAGCGCACCAAGAACGTGGCCGTGCTCGACGTGACCGGCTGCCTCGCGCTGGGCGTGACCGGCCCGGTGCTCCGCTCGGCCGGCCTCGCCTGGGACCTGCGCAAGACCATGCCGTACTGCGGCTACGAGACGTACGAGTTCGACGTGCCCACGCACACCGACGGCGACGTCTGGGGCCGCTACCTGGTCCGGCTGGCCGAGATCCGGGAGTCGCTGAAGCTGGTCGAGCAGGCCCTCGACCGGCTCAAGCCGGGGCCGGTGATGGTCGCCGACCGCAAGATCGCCTGGCCGGCGCAGCTCGCCATCGGCGTGGACGGCATGGGCAACTCGCTGGAGCACGTCGCCAAGATCATGGGTCAGTCGATGGAGTCGCTGATCCACCACTTCAAGCTCGTCACCGAGGGCTTCCGGGTCCCGCCGGGCCAGGTGTACGTCGCCGTCGAGTCGCCTCGCGGCGAGCTGGGCGTGCACGCGGTCTCCGACGGCGGCACCCGGCCCTACCGGGTGCACTACCGGGAACCGAGCTTCGTCAACCTCCAGGCCCTCCCGGCCATGGCCGAGGGCGGCCTGATCGCCGACGTGATCGCCGGTGGCGCCTCGCTGGACCCCGTGATGGGTGGTTGTGACCGATGACTGTGTTTACCGAAGAGACCCGGGAGCGGGCGCGCGAGATCATCGCCCGGTACCCGGCGGACCGGTCCCGCTCGGCCCTGCTGCCGCTGCTGCACCTGGTCCAGTCCGAGGAGGGGTACGTCTCCCCGGCCGGCGTCGAGTTCTGCGCCGAGGTGCTCGGCCTGAACAAGGCCCAGGTCGGCGCGGTCGCGACCTTCTACACCATGTACAAGCGCAAGCCGACCGGTGACTACCTGGT is from Micromonospora terminaliae and encodes:
- a CDS encoding NADH-quinone oxidoreductase subunit C, whose product is MTAPNDKNNDGGVPVPTTPAGASSTAPAEYPPASPAGRGMFGNQGTGDVSGYGGLVRQRKPIEEAARPYGGYFDEVRDALEEAYPQFGDAIEKVVVDRGELTLHVRPERIAEVCQVMRDDLALRFELCSSVSGVDYLGADGRRLHVVYQLTSMTYRRRVRLEAAVSAEDPHLPSVTAVYPTADWQERETYDMFGIVFDGHPNLTRILMPDDWEGHPQRKDYPLGGVPVEYKGAEIPPPDRRRSYQ
- a CDS encoding NADH-quinone oxidoreductase subunit D yields the protein MTTSNYATERETTEGKVFTVTGGDWDQVVSGTDPINDERIVVNMGPQHPSTHGVLRLILELEGETVREARSVIGYLHTGIEKNLEYRNWVQGSTFVTRMDYLSPLFNETAYALAVEKLLGIADDITERATTIRVLMMELNRISSHLVWLATTGMELGAINMMLYGFREREYILDIFETITGLRMNHAYVRPGGVAQDVPDDAIVKIRDFLKLMPKKLKEYEDLLSGQPIWIERTKNVAVLDVTGCLALGVTGPVLRSAGLAWDLRKTMPYCGYETYEFDVPTHTDGDVWGRYLVRLAEIRESLKLVEQALDRLKPGPVMVADRKIAWPAQLAIGVDGMGNSLEHVAKIMGQSMESLIHHFKLVTEGFRVPPGQVYVAVESPRGELGVHAVSDGGTRPYRVHYREPSFVNLQALPAMAEGGLIADVIAGGASLDPVMGGCDR
- a CDS encoding geranylgeranyl reductase family protein translates to MTAVENDADVIVVGAGPGGSATAYHLARHGVRVLLLEKTEFPREKVCGDGLTPRAVRQLVRMGVDTSPEAGWLHNKGLRVIGGGIRLELDWPELASFPGYGLVRTRLDFDDLLAQRAVAAGAKLRTSVNVLAPVLDADDRVIGVQAEVGPEKEPATFHAPLVVAADGVSGRFPLALGLAKREDRPIGVAVRRYYRSPAKHDDDYLESWLELRAKGSDALLPGYGWIFGLGDGRVNVGLGVLNSSSAFGKTNYRRLLTDWLANTPEDWGMTDEANAEGPILGAALPMGFNRVPHYTRGVLLVGDSGGMVNPFNGEGIAYAMESGELAAEVAVQALARPAGAERERALLAYPQELKARFGGYYRLGGIFVKLIGRPEVMRMATKHGMPHPMLMRFVLKLLANLTDPRGGDAMDRVINAMTKVAPAV
- a CDS encoding NADH-quinone oxidoreductase subunit A, which codes for MTLSPYAPIIGLFALAAGFALFSVAAARFAGPRRLNKAKLEAYECGIEPSPQPVGGGRFPIKFYLTAMLFIVFDIEIIFLYPWAVSFDALPIFGFVEMVLFIVAVFVAYAYVWRRGGLDWD
- a CDS encoding NuoB/complex I 20 kDa subunit family protein, yielding MGIEEKLPAGVLLTSVEKLVNWSRKSSVWGATFGLACCAIEMMAAGGPHYDMGRWGMEVFRASPRQADLMIVAGRVSQKMAPVLRQIYDQMAEPRWVISMGVCASSGGMFNNYAIVQGVDHVVPVDMYLPGCPPRPEMLIDAVLKLREKIMYEPLGANGRKMLEARKERGDVPVVPYGSMPSSYRSDKARRAEWTQAVREGREEQLRIENWMKAQNHLQSQGGPK